The Alicyclobacillus macrosporangiidus CPP55 genome segment AGCGAGTACAACCGCTTCCGGCACCTGATGACGCAGGACGTCAATGCTGCCATCGAGGGGGCGTTCCGCGGCGGTGCGACCGAGGTGGTCGTGGCCGACGGGCATGGCAACATGTCGAACATCCTCATCGAAGAGCTGGACGAGCGGGCGCGCCTGGTGTCAGGCAATAACCGCGTGATGTGCCAGCTGGAGGGGCTCGACGAGACGTTCGACGGGATCCTTTTCATCGGGCACCACGGGCGCGAAGGGGGATCGGAGCGGGCGGTCATCAACCACTCCCTCGCCGGCGTGGCGGTGAACGAGGTTCGGGTCAACGGCGTGGTGGTGGGCGAGACGGAGCTGAACGCGCGCGTGGCCGGCCACTTTGGGGTGCCGGTGCTGATGGTCAGCGGCGACGACGCGTACGTGGCGGAGGTCATGCAGTCCCTGCCGCACGTGGAAGGGGCGGTGGTGAAGCGCGGGATCGACCGTTTGGCGGCCGAGTTGCTGCACCCCAAGGTGGCTCAGGGGCTGATCCGCGAAGCGGCGGAGCGGGCGGTGCGACGCGCGAAGGAGGTGTCGCCGCTCAAGCTGGAAGGGCCCGTCACGTTTGAGGTCGAGTTCAAGGGCACCAACCAGGCCCTGATGACCACCACCATCCCGCTGGTGGAACTGGTGGCGCCCAAGCGCATCCGCTTTACCTGCGGCGACATGGTCACGGCGTACAAGCTGTTCTGGGCATGCGTCATCATCGGGATGTCGGCCGTCAACGGGGTCCTGGGCGCCGCGAACGCGTAAACGGTTCGGCGTGGGAATGTCGACAAGGGAATACCCGGGTTTGCCGGAGAGGGAACTATTCAAAATTCTCCTTCTTCGGTACAATGCAGGTAATCATTCAAGAATTGCTCACTTATGGACTCTAGACGTCGCTGCACTCATTCTGCACGGAAAATGGACGGGTAGGAGAGGGGTGCCGTGGCGAGAAATACCATGACGGGGCGGAAATGGACAAGCCGTTGCGGGGCCGGCAGTGGAATGCCGCTCCTGTTTCTGGCGGCTGGGGCGTTGTGGTTGTTCGCGGTGCGCCCGTTGCTGACGTCGTGGTGGACGCGCCTCCTGCTGCCGGAGTGGAGCCTGCACGCTGCGGATGTGGTGTTTCTCACCGCCACCAGCGTATTGGCGCACGTGGTGTCGCGGGAGACCCATCTTGATGTGCGCCGGGTGCCGCCAGAGGATCAGAAGGCATCCTTCGCAGCGGCCGTGGCGGCGCCGCCCATCCCGGCGCCCTTCGCGTGGACGCGCGAGAGCCACGGGTTTCGAGGGTTATTGGATTTGATCCCAGACGTGGTGTGTTTCAAATTCCCGGACGGCCGGCTGTTTTTGATGAACCTGGCCGCACGCACCCTGCTCGGCGTGGAGGAGACGGAGTATCCCGGCTTGACCTTCGAGACGTTGCTGAAGCGCCAAGGATGGACCTGGACGAATGTTCCAGAAGGGCGCACCGAGGCGGAGGCGTGGCAGACTGCTCGACCCATGCGCTTGACCATGAGGCTGGGACGGGCGGACGGCCGCGAAGTGGTCCTCGACGTCACCAAGACGCCCGTCTACAGGGAGGACGGCACCCCGGATTTCCTCATCGTCCTCGGCCGGGACATCACCGCGATGCGCCTGGTGGAAGAGCGGCTTCGCCAATCGGATAAGCTGGCGTCCGCGGGAGAGCTGGCGGCCGGTCTGGCGCACGAACTGCGCAACCCGATGACCTCGCTCAAAGGCTTCCTGCGCCTGCTC includes the following:
- a CDS encoding M55 family metallopeptidase, with amino-acid sequence MKIFISADMEGISGVATNQQLKKDSEYNRFRHLMTQDVNAAIEGAFRGGATEVVVADGHGNMSNILIEELDERARLVSGNNRVMCQLEGLDETFDGILFIGHHGREGGSERAVINHSLAGVAVNEVRVNGVVVGETELNARVAGHFGVPVLMVSGDDAYVAEVMQSLPHVEGAVVKRGIDRLAAELLHPKVAQGLIREAAERAVRRAKEVSPLKLEGPVTFEVEFKGTNQALMTTTIPLVELVAPKRIRFTCGDMVTAYKLFWACVIIGMSAVNGVLGAANA
- a CDS encoding ATP-binding protein: MARNTMTGRKWTSRCGAGSGMPLLFLAAGALWLFAVRPLLTSWWTRLLLPEWSLHAADVVFLTATSVLAHVVSRETHLDVRRVPPEDQKASFAAAVAAPPIPAPFAWTRESHGFRGLLDLIPDVVCFKFPDGRLFLMNLAARTLLGVEETEYPGLTFETLLKRQGWTWTNVPEGRTEAEAWQTARPMRLTMRLGRADGREVVLDVTKTPVYREDGTPDFLIVLGRDITAMRLVEERLRQSDKLASAGELAAGLAHELRNPMTSLKGFLRLLERRVDEHPEYFRIMQAELDRMDHIINEFLQLSKPHRVAARETDIACVIDDVVALLQTQAILHDVNLHTRLTASTPPILGDPSQLKQVFINLVKNAIEAMPAGGDVWLELEPSGETVLVRVRDNGTGIPQETLQQLGQPFFTTKPYGTGLGLQVSRKIVTEHQGWLRIESEPGAGTCVEVGFPAVSLAVRAQALGESGPQPS